Proteins encoded together in one Amblyomma americanum isolate KBUSLIRL-KWMA chromosome 1, ASM5285725v1, whole genome shotgun sequence window:
- the LOC144113662 gene encoding alanine aminotransferase 2 — protein sequence MLQRAMFRQVRLLSEARLSRDPRLWAAATKVNFPLGAAVGRAASTMAGRTVTLDNMNPHLITMEYAVRGPIVIRAGEIEKELKAGKKYNFTEVIRANIGDCHAVGQVPLTFFRQVIAACTVPDLMKGDMFPADVKLRAQQILDYCGGKSVGAYSDSAGVEIIRRHVADYISQRDGVEAKYEDVLLSTGASESVRSVLNLLNVRKDGKPSGVMIPIPQYPLYSATLAEYGIHQANYYLDEENDWALSIQELERALSEAKKVCNPRGLVVINPGNPTGSVLTEQNIKQVVEFAHKHKLFLMADEVYQHNIYAEGAAFHSFRKVMHNMGPPYSEMELASFMSASKGYMGECGLRGGYVEVINLDPAVKSVLLKSVSAKLCSSVLGQCAMDCVVNPPKPGEPSYDLFIKEKTAVLNSLKKRAQLVADTFNSFEGFRCNKVAGAMYAFPRFTLPQKAIEEAKAAGQAPDFFYVMQLLENTGVCVVPGSGFGQVPGTYHFRTTILPPLEKLQVMLTHFKDFHQKFMSKYK from the exons ATGCTTCAGCGCGCAATGTTCCGGCAAGTCCGCCTCCTATCGGAGGCTCGGCTGTCACGTGACCCCAGGTTGTGGGCAGCAGCGACGAAAGTTAACTTCCCTCTCGGAGCAGCTGTTGGTCGTGCAGCATCCACGATGGCTGGAAGAACCGTGACTCTGGACAACATGAACCCACATCTCATAACGATGGAGTATGCCGTGCGTGGCCCCATCGTCATTCGAGCCGGAGAAATCGAAAAGGAGCTGAAAGCG GGGAAGAAGTATAATTTCACCGAAGTGATTCGAGCCAACATAGGCGATTGCCATGCTGTGGGACAAGTACCATTGACCTTTTTCCGACAG GTTATAGCAGCATGCACAGTGCCCGACTTGATGAAAGGGGACATGTTCCCAGCTGATGTGAAGTTAAGAGCTCAGCAGATCCTAGATTACTGTGGAGGAAAAAGTGTGG GTGCTTACAGTGACAGTGCTGGTGTTGAAATTATCCGAAGGCATGTCGCCGATTATATAAGCCAACGTGATGGTGTGGAAGCGAAATATGAAGATGTGCTTCTCTCAACTGGTGCCAGCGAATCTGTTCGG TCTGTGCTGAACTTGCTAAATGTGCGCAAGGATGGGAAGCCATCTGGAGTCATGATTCCAATCCCGCAGTATCCTCTCTACTCTGCAACCCTTGCGGAGTATGGCATACATCAG GCCAACTATTATTTGGATGAAGAGAATGACTGGGCATTGAGCATTCAAGAGCTTGAAAGAGCTCTTAGTGAAGCCAAGAAAGTTTGCAACCCTCGTGGCCTTGTTGTCATCAACCCAGGGAACCCTACTG gatCGGTTCTGACTGAGCAGAACATAAAACAAGTTGTAGAGTTTGCGCATAAGCACAAACTCTTCCTTATGGCTGATGAG GTGTATCAGCACAACATCTATGCTGAGGGAGCTGCATTCCACAGCTTTCGCAAAGTCATGCACAATATGGGGCCCCCTTACTCTGAAATGGAGCTTGCGTCATTTATGTCTGCCTCCAAAGGATATATGGGAGA GTGTGGATTACGTGGTGGCTATGTAGAGGTCATCAATCTGGACCCAGCTGTGAAGAGTGTCCTGTTGAAGTCTGTCTCTGCCAAACTTTGTTCATCTGTTTTGGGACAG TGTGCAATGGACTGCGTGGTCAACCCTCCAAAGCCTGGTGAGCCATCATATGACTTGTTCATCAAG GAGAAGACGGCTGTCCTGAATTCCTTGAAGAAGCGGGCACAACTTGTTGCTGACACGTTTAACTCGTTTGAAGGATTTCGGTGCAACAAAGTGGCTGGAGCCATGTATGCATTCCCAAGGTTCACATTGCCACAGAAAGCCATTGAAGAAGCAAAG GCTGCTGGCCAGGCACCAGATTTCTTCTATGTAATGCAGCTGCTTGAAAACACTGGTGTATGTGTTGTCCCTGGCAGTGGTTTTGGACAGGTGCCTGGAACGTATCATTTCAG GACCACAATTCTGCCTCCATTGGAGAAGCTCCAGGTAATGCTTACACATTTCAAGGATTTCCACCAAAAGTTTATGAGCAAGTACAAATGA